From a region of the Sporosarcina ureilytica genome:
- a CDS encoding ABC transporter ATP-binding protein encodes MEQSVLLSVQNLKRYFDVGRGVQLKAVDGISFDIYKGETFGLVGESGCGKSTAGRTILGLYNKTGGNVLYEDKNIHEMNEKDRQIFLRKMQMIFQDPYASLNPRLTVLEIIAEPMIVHKMLNSKKEIEERVIELLEDVGLNRDHANRYPHEFSGGQRQRIGIARALALNPDFIIADEPISALDVSVQAQVVKLLQRLQREKGLTYLFIAHDLSMVKYISDRIAVMYLGHIVELTTSEALYEQPLHPYTEALLSAIPIPDPDVEETRERILLEGELPSPTDPPSGCVFRTRCAYAMPVCTKIKPKWIEKTKGHSVACHLYDEELMQKENRAPVQKQLFL; translated from the coding sequence ATGGAACAATCGGTGTTGCTTTCTGTGCAAAATTTAAAGCGTTACTTTGATGTCGGCCGAGGTGTTCAATTAAAAGCGGTTGACGGGATTTCTTTCGATATTTATAAAGGGGAGACATTTGGTCTTGTGGGTGAGTCAGGGTGTGGAAAATCGACAGCAGGAAGAACCATCTTAGGTTTATATAATAAAACGGGCGGCAATGTTTTATATGAAGATAAAAATATCCATGAGATGAATGAAAAAGACCGTCAAATATTTTTGAGAAAAATGCAGATGATTTTTCAAGATCCGTATGCGTCTTTAAATCCACGTTTAACGGTTCTTGAAATTATTGCAGAACCCATGATTGTTCATAAGATGTTAAATTCGAAAAAAGAAATAGAAGAGCGCGTTATTGAGTTGTTGGAAGATGTCGGATTGAACCGAGACCATGCGAACCGCTATCCACACGAATTTTCGGGCGGCCAGCGCCAACGAATTGGCATTGCCCGCGCGCTGGCACTAAACCCGGATTTCATTATTGCAGATGAACCTATTTCAGCACTGGATGTATCCGTTCAAGCACAAGTGGTGAAGTTATTGCAACGTCTGCAGCGAGAAAAAGGATTAACCTATCTATTTATCGCGCATGATTTGTCGATGGTTAAGTATATTTCAGATCGAATTGCGGTCATGTACCTCGGTCATATTGTCGAATTAACGACGAGTGAAGCGTTGTATGAGCAACCTTTACATCCTTATACAGAAGCTTTACTGTCAGCAATTCCAATTCCAGACCCTGACGTTGAAGAGACGCGTGAGCGAATTTTGTTAGAAGGCGAATTGCCGAGTCCAACCGATCCACCGTCTGGGTGTGTGTTTAGAACAAGGTGTGCTTATGCAATGCCTGTTTGTACGAAGATAAAACCGAAGTGGATTGAAAAAACGAAAGGTCACTCGGTCGCTTGCCATTTATATGATGAAGAATTGATGCAAAAAGAAAATAGAGCACCGGTTCAGAAGCAGTTATTCTTGTAG
- a CDS encoding acyl-CoA thioesterase, whose product MLKSRKMSESRTIQTKLVLPPDTNHLETIFGGNVLAYIDEIAAITAMKHSNRAVVTASIDKVDFVSSAKVGDVLELEAVISSTGRTSMEVYVTVHSINPLKESVRKLTTESFLTMVAMDDDNQPVPVPAIQPETGEEKALFEMGPARLAHRKERFKTKH is encoded by the coding sequence ATGTTGAAATCACGAAAAATGAGCGAATCACGTACGATTCAGACAAAACTTGTTTTGCCACCGGACACAAATCATTTAGAGACGATCTTTGGCGGAAATGTACTCGCATATATTGATGAAATTGCAGCAATTACGGCAATGAAACATTCTAATCGTGCTGTTGTAACGGCTTCGATTGATAAAGTGGATTTTGTTTCGTCTGCGAAAGTAGGAGACGTATTGGAATTAGAGGCGGTCATTAGCTCAACAGGGCGAACTTCAATGGAAGTGTATGTGACGGTTCATTCGATTAATCCACTTAAAGAAAGCGTAAGAAAATTAACGACCGAATCTTTCTTAACGATGGTGGCGATGGATGATGATAACCAACCAGTTCCCGTTCCAGCAATTCAACCTGAGACTGGAGAAGAAAAAGCTTTATTCGAAATGGGACCAGCACGTTTGGCGCATCGTAAAGAACGTTTTAAAACGAAGCATTGA
- a CDS encoding VOC family protein, whose amino-acid sequence MSTFLTGIDHIQIASPPDSEDAARKFYGELLGMEEIPKPENLQGRGGCWFICGSQEVHVGIQQDFVAAKKAHPGFTVNALEELKLRLQEAGNAIHEEPPIDGRSRFFTNDPFGNRIEFLEFE is encoded by the coding sequence ATGAGCACATTTCTTACAGGTATTGATCATATTCAAATCGCTAGCCCACCAGATTCCGAGGATGCAGCTAGAAAGTTTTACGGGGAATTACTCGGCATGGAAGAAATCCCAAAACCCGAAAATTTGCAAGGCCGCGGAGGTTGTTGGTTCATTTGCGGTTCTCAAGAAGTACATGTCGGCATTCAACAAGATTTCGTCGCAGCCAAAAAAGCGCATCCCGGGTTTACCGTAAATGCGCTTGAGGAACTAAAACTTCGATTGCAAGAAGCAGGCAATGCGATTCATGAAGAACCGCCCATTGATGGACGTTCTCGCTTTTTCACAAATGATCCATTCGGCAATCGGATTGAGTTTTTAGAATTTGAATAA
- a CDS encoding GntR family transcriptional regulator, translated as MSIDFLPDKPIYQQLIERITGDIIRGTLGPGEKLPSVRDYAVQVGVNANTMQRVFKELEQMEITETKRGQGSFVTENVDRIAQVRQEMKEDLTTSFLQSVEALGFTANEMIAHIKKRSEEID; from the coding sequence ATGAGCATAGATTTTTTACCAGATAAGCCAATTTACCAACAGCTCATCGAACGTATTACGGGAGATATTATTCGGGGAACGCTTGGGCCCGGTGAAAAATTACCGTCTGTACGGGATTATGCAGTTCAAGTTGGCGTGAATGCAAATACGATGCAGCGCGTCTTCAAGGAGTTGGAGCAAATGGAAATTACGGAAACGAAAAGGGGGCAAGGTTCATTCGTTACGGAAAATGTCGATAGAATTGCCCAGGTCCGCCAAGAAATGAAAGAGGATTTAACAACCTCATTCCTTCAAAGTGTTGAAGCACTCGGTTTTACTGCGAATGAAATGATTGCACATATAAAGAAGCGGAGTGAAGAAATTGATTGA
- a CDS encoding ABC transporter ATP-binding protein: MAEKPVVELRGLSKTIGKKKIIDNLNLSLYPGQITGFLGPNGAGKTTTIRMMVGLMKPTSGDVLIDGVALRENFEEGLSKVGVIVENPEMYKYMSGYKNLVHFARMHPNVTKARIDEVVQQVGMQNRIHEKVASYSLGMRQRLGLAQALLHRPKFLILDEPTNGLDPAGIREFRMYLRSIAEKEGVSVFVSSHMLSEIELMCDRIAVIQNGKLLNIEEMSDAKESHYYIEASPLERVEQIVTAEGKTAEWFKDGLLLQIEKEEIPSLVGRLVAENIQLYAIQPHVITLEDQFLELTGGGQIAEAHTK; encoded by the coding sequence ATGGCTGAAAAACCAGTAGTAGAGCTACGCGGTTTATCGAAAACAATTGGGAAGAAGAAAATTATTGATAACTTAAATTTGTCTTTGTATCCTGGACAAATTACGGGGTTTTTAGGGCCGAATGGGGCGGGGAAAACGACGACGATTCGGATGATGGTTGGACTAATGAAACCGACGAGTGGGGACGTACTCATAGACGGCGTTGCGCTTCGTGAGAATTTTGAAGAAGGTCTTTCAAAAGTAGGGGTTATCGTTGAAAATCCTGAAATGTATAAATATATGTCTGGGTATAAAAATTTGGTGCACTTTGCGAGAATGCATCCGAATGTGACGAAAGCGCGTATTGACGAAGTTGTCCAACAAGTTGGGATGCAAAACAGGATTCATGAAAAGGTTGCTTCTTATTCACTTGGTATGCGGCAACGGCTAGGACTTGCACAAGCACTGCTTCATCGACCAAAATTTTTGATATTAGATGAACCAACAAATGGTCTGGATCCTGCGGGAATTCGGGAGTTCCGAATGTACTTAAGAAGTATTGCGGAAAAAGAAGGCGTCTCGGTATTTGTATCGAGTCATATGCTTTCGGAAATTGAATTGATGTGTGACCGGATTGCGGTGATTCAAAACGGAAAACTATTAAACATTGAAGAGATGTCCGATGCAAAGGAATCACACTATTACATCGAAGCATCTCCGTTAGAAAGAGTAGAGCAAATTGTGACGGCAGAAGGAAAAACAGCTGAGTGGTTTAAAGATGGACTGCTTCTTCAAATTGAAAAAGAAGAGATTCCTAGTCTTGTAGGTCGATTGGTAGCTGAAAATATTCAACTCTACGCGATTCAACCTCATGTGATAACACTAGAAGATCAGTTCTTAGAATTGACAGGAGGTGGCCAAATTGCTGAAGCTCATACAAAATGA
- a CDS encoding ABC transporter permease produces the protein MAKLLKLIQNEWMKLWQKKSTWVMVLLLFLIVPGMMGLMKWLHGLDDRVDSQTQNGVIEIQVESEEASYDWKVVVENELAYIQERLNAKDLSKVELQELEGKEKILEYRLANSIEPLETPSRESMMTDTSGFTSIVLLFTVVVAAGIVAAEFSQGTIKMLLSRPVRRWKILTSKFVTVNMFSALLILIGYLLSVSFSYLLFQTGDGQLLSWNGQEVVETSILGKSVYMLALSFGSVFVTSTFAFMIGVVFRSSSMAIGLSIFLYFTGTSIVLMLERFSITKYLVFTHMDLTQYGTGYKIIEDISMPFSLMVLSVYIVVFLVTSYWTFIQRDVKA, from the coding sequence GTGGCCAAATTGCTGAAGCTCATACAAAATGAGTGGATGAAGTTATGGCAGAAAAAATCCACATGGGTCATGGTTTTGCTTCTGTTTTTAATCGTTCCAGGAATGATGGGCTTGATGAAATGGCTTCACGGGTTAGATGACAGGGTTGATTCGCAGACTCAAAATGGCGTGATAGAAATTCAAGTGGAGTCGGAAGAAGCAAGTTATGATTGGAAAGTAGTGGTGGAAAATGAATTAGCCTATATTCAGGAAAGACTGAACGCCAAGGACCTTTCAAAAGTAGAACTTCAGGAATTGGAAGGAAAAGAAAAGATACTTGAATATCGCCTTGCAAATTCAATTGAACCCTTGGAAACCCCAAGTCGCGAAAGTATGATGACGGATACATCAGGATTTACTTCGATTGTTCTACTGTTTACAGTCGTTGTAGCTGCAGGAATTGTCGCAGCAGAGTTTTCGCAAGGAACAATTAAAATGTTGCTTTCCCGCCCTGTTAGAAGATGGAAAATTTTAACGTCTAAGTTTGTCACAGTCAATATGTTTAGTGCTTTACTCATCCTAATTGGGTATCTACTTTCAGTTTCATTTTCTTATTTATTATTCCAGACTGGTGACGGACAGCTATTGTCTTGGAATGGGCAAGAGGTTGTCGAGACATCGATTTTAGGGAAAAGTGTCTACATGTTAGCCCTTTCATTCGGAAGTGTCTTTGTTACTTCGACATTTGCATTTATGATTGGGGTTGTATTCCGTTCTAGCTCAATGGCGATTGGTTTATCAATTTTTCTGTACTTTACAGGGACATCAATCGTCTTGATGCTTGAAAGATTTTCGATTACAAAATACCTTGTTTTCACACATATGGATTTAACGCAATATGGAACGGGATATAAAATAATAGAAGATATCTCAATGCCTTTCTCCTTGATGGTTCTATCTGTCTACATTGTTGTATTTCTAGTGACAAGTTATTGGACATTTATTCAGAGAGACGTGAAAGCATAA
- a CDS encoding ABC transporter permease, with amino-acid sequence MLKLIQNEWMKLWQKKGTWAMMILLAAIIIGFSGLAKISERMYDNTEWTQSMQTELADVEKELASPDLDEESKVVLLQRQEELQADIAFGIESIKPQTRESIILDTFGLMSMVTLVSIIVSSSLVSAEFSQGTIKMLLSRPVNRWKILTSKYVTVILFSVLAMVVMFVASVIGAFIFFPGATESTLSFYNTEIATSAVWGKSLYLMFLALINTLVMSTLAFMIGTVFRSTSLAIGISIFLYFTGNMIVFFLEKYKFAKFILFANSNLTQYEIGYPMLNNTTMAFSAVVIVVYVVIFLVLSFLSFTKRDVTA; translated from the coding sequence TTGCTGAAGCTCATACAAAATGAATGGATGAAATTATGGCAGAAAAAAGGTACTTGGGCGATGATGATTTTGCTGGCGGCAATTATTATTGGATTTTCAGGGCTGGCGAAAATATCTGAGCGAATGTACGATAACACAGAATGGACCCAGTCAATGCAGACCGAATTGGCCGACGTTGAAAAAGAGTTAGCCTCACCGGATTTAGATGAAGAGTCTAAAGTTGTTTTATTGCAGCGACAAGAAGAACTTCAGGCTGACATTGCTTTTGGTATTGAAAGTATTAAACCGCAAACACGTGAGTCGATTATTTTGGACACGTTTGGACTCATGTCAATGGTGACGCTAGTTTCAATCATTGTCTCTTCAAGTTTAGTGTCAGCTGAGTTTTCTCAAGGGACAATTAAGATGTTGTTATCACGGCCAGTGAATCGTTGGAAAATCTTGACGTCTAAATATGTGACGGTCATTTTGTTTAGTGTATTGGCCATGGTCGTGATGTTTGTAGCGAGCGTGATTGGGGCGTTTATTTTCTTCCCAGGTGCAACAGAAAGCACGCTATCTTTTTACAACACAGAAATTGCTACGTCCGCCGTTTGGGGGAAGTCCTTGTATCTAATGTTTTTAGCGTTGATTAATACACTTGTTATGTCGACGTTGGCATTTATGATAGGCACGGTTTTCCGCTCTACGTCGCTCGCGATTGGGATCTCTATTTTCCTTTATTTCACAGGCAATATGATTGTGTTCTTTTTGGAAAAATATAAGTTTGCGAAGTTTATTTTATTTGCAAATTCGAATTTAACGCAGTATGAAATTGGATATCCGATGTTGAACAATACAACGATGGCCTTTTCGGCGGTAGTTATTGTTGTTTACGTTGTGATTTTCCTAGTTTTGAGTTTCCTTTCATTTACAAAACGTGATGTAACTGCTTAA